A region of the Paenibacillus sp. J23TS9 genome:
CGCGAGACGCTGGTCACGGAAACTCCTGCTGCCCGTGCCACATCTTTAATTTTCACACCCATATTTCCACACCCATAATGGTAACTTCCTCAGTAATAAAAGATTGTTATTGTTGATCCTGCTGCATCTGAATTCGGAGTGCAACCAGTCCCGATACATCTAACGTCGACACCGCATCGACGTTCATATCGGCGAAAGTCTCGAAGCCCGTTCCATCCGGCAGGGTATAAATCCATACCTGCAAATCATGTTCATGTGCAATTCGCACCAGAGATGCGCGGCAGGAAGAATAATCCACATTAATTCCTGCGCAGCCTGCCTGCTTCACCCTTGCACATATGTCCTGTACTGCAGCTTCGTACTGAGCTGACTCCATCTTCCCCAGCTCCGATGGGGTATTCCACATGATTCTGGAGTGAAATGGTGTAGCCATAATCAGGTCTGTCGCTCCGGTAAAATAGATTTGATCCCACATATTCAAAGACTTAAGCAGCTCTAAAGCAGGAAGGGCAGCGTCGTCATTTTTGATATCCAGGTTGAATGATACCGGATTCCCCTTCCACTCGAGCAGTACGTTCTCCAGCCTTTCGAGATGTTTTCCCGCCTCAAGCTGCAGCGGATTCTGCTGCATGAGCTCCTCATACGTGAATGATGAAAATGCCTGGTGATCATCATGGAATAGTACACATACCCCGTCTTTCATTGTCTGGACATCCACCTCCAAAATGTCGCATCCTGCATTTTTCCCGGCCAGGCATGATTCCAGTGTGTTGTCCGGCGTGCCCTCGCAGCCCGTATGGGCAATGATCAGCGGCTGTTTCAATGGATCGCCTCCTTAAAATAAACCGGATTAGTAAAAGCAAGTGTCGACAAGGCCCCATTCAGCATCCCATAAAGACGGACCCGCATCCAGAGAAGTCCGTCCGCCCGAAATGAATATTGGATTTCATCTTGCTCTTCCGCTAAAGAATAGCGCGTCAATTCTCCAAGGTTCGATTCGATGATGATCATCAGCCCTTGTTCATCCGTTTCTAATTGCCGATCCGGATGATGGGATGGAATCACTCGCACAGTCATCTCGCAGTTTCCGTTCTCACCCGGGGTTCCCACTTCTACGATGTCTCCAATCCCGTACCTGTTTACACCTCGCTCAACCTGAAGCTCTAGCCGCGGTCCCATGCTTACACAGATCCTGCCGGAAGAAATCGCATTTACCACAGATTCCGTATTCGGCATACCCTCTTCATTCTCCAGCCCAAGGTAGGTATATGCCGGTAGATCATCTTCCTCGCTCGAACGGTGCCAGTCCCGGCCCGCCGTAGCCGATATCCGATATCCCTGATTTAACAGGCTGGTCCACTGTTCAAACGCAGGTGCGTTATGATTCCGCATGGGTGGCAGCGTCTCATGCCATACCTCCATGTAATCGAT
Encoded here:
- a CDS encoding glycerophosphodiester phosphodiesterase, producing MKQPLIIAHTGCEGTPDNTLESCLAGKNAGCDILEVDVQTMKDGVCVLFHDDHQAFSSFTYEELMQQNPLQLEAGKHLERLENVLLEWKGNPVSFNLDIKNDDAALPALELLKSLNMWDQIYFTGATDLIMATPFHSRIMWNTPSELGKMESAQYEAAVQDICARVKQAGCAGINVDYSSCRASLVRIAHEHDLQVWIYTLPDGTGFETFADMNVDAVSTLDVSGLVALRIQMQQDQQ
- a CDS encoding CehA/McbA family metallohydrolase; this encodes MRWLPFELHTHTPHSDGTHTLFEMCMKARELGLSGIALTDHNTTSGMADAAAVTEETGISIIPGLEWTTFYGHMLTLGVPYSEWRDLGPSDIHKGINRVHEQGGIVGIAHPFSLGSPICTGCHWEYVVEDWNDIDYMEVWHETLPPMRNHNAPAFEQWTSLLNQGYRISATAGRDWHRSSEEDDLPAYTYLGLENEEGMPNTESVVNAISSGRICVSMGPRLELQVERGVNRYGIGDIVEVGTPGENGNCEMTVRVIPSHHPDRQLETDEQGLMIIIESNLGELTRYSLAEEQDEIQYSFRADGLLWMRVRLYGMLNGALSTLAFTNPVYFKEAIH